The following proteins come from a genomic window of Bradyrhizobium paxllaeri:
- the pstS gene encoding phosphate ABC transporter substrate-binding protein PstS, which translates to MNFVRTIVAAGMVAASTSAFAADITGAGATFPFPIYSKWADAYKKETGNGLNYQSIGSGAGIKQIQAKTVTFGATDAPLKAEQLEKDGLVQWPMVMGAIVPVVNLEGIKPGELVLSGEVLGDIYLGKIKKWDDAAIAKLNPKLKLPADAITVVRRSDGSGTTFNFTDYLSKSSADWKAKVGTGTAVEWPVGVGAKGNEGVAGNIGQTKNAIGYVEYAYAKQNKLTHTAMINKAGKTVQPTIEAFQAAASNADWAKAPGYYVILTDQPGEASWPITAATFILMHKAATDKAASQEAIKFFKYAFEKGDKMAEELDYIPMPDSVVKLIEKTWSAEIKS; encoded by the coding sequence ATGAATTTCGTCAGGACAATCGTCGCCGCCGGCATGGTCGCCGCGTCGACCTCGGCCTTTGCTGCCGACATCACCGGCGCAGGCGCCACCTTCCCGTTCCCGATCTATTCGAAGTGGGCCGACGCCTACAAGAAGGAGACCGGCAACGGCCTGAACTACCAGTCGATCGGCTCCGGCGCCGGCATCAAGCAGATCCAGGCCAAGACCGTGACCTTCGGCGCCACCGACGCGCCGCTCAAGGCCGAGCAGCTTGAGAAGGACGGCCTGGTGCAGTGGCCGATGGTGATGGGCGCGATCGTACCGGTCGTGAACCTCGAAGGCATCAAGCCGGGCGAACTGGTGCTGTCGGGCGAAGTGCTCGGCGACATCTATCTCGGCAAGATCAAGAAGTGGGACGATGCCGCGATCGCCAAACTCAATCCGAAGCTGAAGCTGCCGGCCGACGCCATCACCGTGGTCCGCCGCTCCGACGGTTCGGGCACCACCTTCAACTTCACCGACTATCTTTCGAAGTCGAGCGCTGACTGGAAAGCCAAGGTCGGCACTGGCACCGCGGTCGAGTGGCCGGTGGGCGTTGGCGCCAAGGGCAACGAAGGCGTCGCCGGCAATATCGGCCAGACCAAGAACGCGATCGGTTACGTCGAGTACGCCTATGCCAAGCAGAACAAGCTGACCCATACGGCGATGATCAACAAGGCCGGCAAGACCGTGCAGCCGACCATCGAAGCCTTCCAGGCGGCCGCCTCCAACGCCGACTGGGCCAAGGCGCCTGGCTACTACGTGATCCTCACCGATCAGCCCGGCGAGGCCTCCTGGCCGATCACGGCCGCGACCTTCATCCTGATGCACAAGGCGGCCACCGACAAGGCGGCGTCCCAGGAAGCCATCAAGTTCTTCAAGTACGCCTTCGAGAAGGGCGACAAGATGGCTGAAGAGCTCGACTACATCCCGATGCCGGACTCGGTCGTCAAGCTGATCGAAAAGACCTGGTCGGCTGAGATCAAGAGCTGA
- a CDS encoding ATP-binding protein — protein sequence MAIDDSHASSFFAPWPDRLRHSAIILLAAGLALCALVLLADLSLARAVAVFICISAAALVPWRLHHAAASRDDVRAVSPVESAAVSAVVAGMPDPAVLLDRAGRVIHLNAAAAQLAPALRKNELAQFALRSPEIITALREAIATTEPRRASYLDQVPVDRWMELIITPVPVPTLFGGTEKCMLLTFHDQTPLRRVEEMRADFVANASHELRTPLAALSGFIDTLQGPAKDDTKARERFLSIMHAQATRMARLIDDLLSLSRVELSAHVRPDACVDIVPIIRQVADGLEPLARERQVAIEIDLPSASATIAGDREELLRLFENLIENALKYGASGERVVVSLREATSGDGAPELRVMVQDFGPGIAPEHLPRLTERFYRVDVGDSRAQGGTGLGLSLVKHILNRHRGRLLIESVPKNGATFAACFPQAKTPVAH from the coding sequence ATGGCGATCGACGATTCTCACGCTTCCTCGTTCTTTGCACCATGGCCGGACCGGTTGCGCCATTCGGCCATCATCCTGCTGGCCGCCGGCCTTGCGCTTTGCGCGCTCGTGCTGTTGGCCGATCTCTCGCTGGCGCGCGCCGTCGCGGTTTTCATCTGCATCTCGGCGGCAGCGCTGGTGCCGTGGCGGCTGCATCATGCGGCGGCCTCGCGAGACGATGTCCGGGCGGTCAGCCCGGTCGAGTCCGCTGCCGTCAGCGCGGTCGTTGCCGGCATGCCGGATCCGGCCGTGCTGCTCGACCGCGCCGGGCGCGTCATTCACCTCAATGCCGCGGCTGCCCAGCTTGCGCCTGCGCTGCGCAAGAACGAACTCGCGCAGTTCGCGCTGCGCTCGCCCGAAATCATCACCGCGCTGCGCGAGGCGATCGCGACCACCGAGCCGCGCCGCGCCAGCTATCTCGACCAGGTGCCGGTCGACCGCTGGATGGAACTGATCATCACGCCGGTGCCGGTGCCCACGCTGTTCGGCGGCACCGAGAAATGCATGCTGCTGACCTTCCACGACCAGACGCCGCTGCGGCGGGTCGAGGAGATGCGCGCCGACTTCGTCGCCAATGCCAGCCATGAACTGCGCACGCCGCTCGCGGCGCTGTCGGGTTTCATCGATACGCTGCAAGGCCCCGCCAAGGACGACACCAAGGCACGCGAGCGCTTTCTGTCGATCATGCATGCGCAGGCGACGCGGATGGCGCGGCTGATCGACGATCTGTTGTCGTTGTCGCGGGTCGAATTGTCGGCCCATGTCCGGCCCGACGCCTGCGTCGATATCGTGCCGATCATCCGCCAGGTCGCCGACGGGCTGGAGCCGCTGGCGCGCGAGCGGCAGGTTGCGATCGAAATCGATCTGCCCAGCGCATCGGCGACGATCGCGGGCGATCGCGAGGAACTGCTGCGGCTGTTCGAGAACCTGATCGAGAACGCGCTCAAATATGGCGCGTCCGGCGAACGGGTGGTCGTCTCCCTGAGGGAGGCGACATCCGGCGACGGTGCGCCCGAACTCCGCGTCATGGTCCAAGATTTCGGCCCCGGGATCGCGCCGGAACACCTGCCGCGGCTCACCGAGCGCTTCTACCGGGTCGATGTCGGCGACAGCCGCGCGCAAGGTGGAACCGGGCTCGGTTTATCCTTGGTGAAACATATTCTTAACCGCCATCGCGGCCGGCTTTTGATCGAAAGCGTGCCCAAAAACGGGGCGACCTTTGCCGCCTGTTTTCCCCAGGCGAAAACCCCTGTAGCGCATTGA
- a CDS encoding lysylphosphatidylglycerol synthase domain-containing protein, whose product MLEAIRRAISFLRQKQVLHKLGVVISITVIAVACYVLYHMLRGIDTNEVIDAIKGTEPTQVALAALFVAAGYFTLTFYDWFAVRAIGQHHVPYRVNALAAFTSYSIGHNVGASVFTGGAVRYRIYSAWGLNAIDVAKICFLAGLTFWLGNAAVLGLGIAYHPEAAASIDQLPAWLNRIAAFAIIIGLVGYVCWVWAHPRSVGRGPWTVTLPGGPLTLLQIAIGIVDLGFCALAMYMLVPDEPQIGFVVVAVIFVSATLLGFASHSPGGLGVFDAAMLVGLWQMDREELLAGMLLFRVLYYIGPFVISVILLTLREIIIGARSKRLRQLASAADPKPRHEAPVYVRERGDTGT is encoded by the coding sequence ATGCTGGAAGCAATACGCAGGGCAATTTCGTTTCTGCGCCAGAAACAGGTCCTGCATAAGCTCGGGGTTGTTATCAGCATCACGGTCATCGCCGTTGCGTGCTACGTGCTCTATCACATGCTCCGCGGCATCGACACCAACGAGGTGATCGACGCCATCAAGGGCACCGAGCCGACCCAGGTCGCGCTGGCGGCGCTGTTCGTGGCGGCGGGCTATTTCACGCTCACCTTCTATGACTGGTTCGCGGTCCGCGCCATCGGCCAGCACCATGTGCCCTATCGCGTCAACGCGCTGGCCGCCTTCACCTCCTATTCGATCGGGCACAATGTCGGCGCCAGCGTCTTCACCGGCGGCGCGGTGCGCTATCGGATCTATTCGGCCTGGGGGCTGAACGCGATCGACGTCGCCAAGATCTGCTTCCTGGCCGGGCTCACCTTCTGGCTCGGCAATGCCGCGGTCCTCGGACTGGGCATCGCCTACCACCCGGAAGCCGCCGCCTCGATCGATCAATTGCCGGCCTGGCTCAACCGCATCGCGGCGTTCGCCATCATCATCGGGCTGGTCGGATATGTCTGCTGGGTCTGGGCCCATCCGCGCAGCGTCGGGCGTGGGCCGTGGACGGTCACGCTGCCGGGCGGCCCGCTGACGCTGCTGCAGATCGCCATCGGCATTGTCGATCTCGGCTTCTGCGCGCTGGCGATGTACATGCTGGTGCCGGACGAGCCCCAGATCGGCTTCGTGGTCGTCGCGGTGATCTTCGTTTCTGCGACCCTGCTCGGCTTTGCCAGTCATTCCCCGGGCGGGCTTGGCGTGTTCGATGCCGCCATGCTGGTCGGTCTCTGGCAGATGGACCGGGAGGAACTGCTCGCCGGCATGCTGCTGTTCCGCGTCCTCTATTATATCGGGCCTTTTGTCATATCTGTAATCTTGCTGACGCTTCGGGAGATTATCATCGGCGCGCGATCGAAGCGCCTGCGCCAACTGGCGTCTGCTGCCGATCCCAAGCCGAGGCATGAAGCCCCCGTCTATGTGCGCGAGCGTGGAGACACGGGCACCTGA
- a CDS encoding OmpA family protein, translating into MRGLFKWSSKWWPGVIPLVIFWAIAAWTSTEPLEADLAQRSAAALKDTVLNKTRISVAGRDVTLAADAFSEDGRQSAVASVETVPGVRLVNDETRLVPEAKPFVWSAERDVVRVTLSGSSPLPASKSRLMEAARANLGGVEVVDRMDLSRGAPPRFDNAALLLLDQIGKLKEGKITLSDTQVSLSGMARELGGREAIAAALKNLPEGFSVAANDVKAPPYIFQAYKDPVAVTLTLTGNVPDNNVHAALVAAAGRRFFSEKVVDNLKASIGAPSGFASAVVPALGALSRLSTGTLVVSDREVKLSGDALYEAAASQIRAGLGKDFPQGWQFKPEISVKPPAAPVDATVCQQLFTDLLGKARIRFEPGKADIVADSAGLLDRLIETALRCPTANIEIAGHTDTDGDDAANQALSEKRAQAVADYLVKAGLPASRFSAVGYGSTQPIAGNDTEQGKAQNRRIDFVVK; encoded by the coding sequence ATGCGCGGACTTTTCAAGTGGAGTAGTAAATGGTGGCCGGGCGTTATTCCTCTGGTCATCTTTTGGGCGATCGCGGCCTGGACGAGCACAGAACCGCTGGAAGCCGATCTGGCGCAGCGGTCGGCCGCCGCACTCAAGGACACCGTTCTCAATAAAACGCGAATCTCGGTCGCCGGCCGCGACGTAACCCTGGCCGCAGATGCGTTCTCGGAAGACGGCCGGCAGAGCGCTGTGGCGTCGGTGGAGACGGTGCCCGGGGTGCGGCTTGTCAACGATGAAACCCGGCTCGTTCCCGAGGCCAAACCGTTCGTCTGGTCGGCCGAACGCGATGTCGTTCGGGTGACGCTGTCGGGAAGTTCGCCGCTACCGGCCAGCAAGAGCCGGTTGATGGAGGCGGCGCGCGCCAATCTCGGCGGCGTCGAAGTGGTCGACCGAATGGATCTGTCACGCGGCGCGCCGCCGCGTTTCGACAATGCCGCGCTGTTGCTGCTCGATCAGATCGGCAAGCTGAAGGAAGGCAAGATCACGTTATCGGACACCCAGGTCAGCCTATCAGGGATGGCGCGCGAGCTAGGCGGCCGGGAAGCCATCGCCGCCGCGCTGAAAAATCTGCCTGAAGGTTTTTCGGTCGCAGCCAACGACGTCAAGGCGCCGCCTTATATCTTCCAGGCCTACAAGGATCCGGTCGCGGTGACGCTGACGCTGACCGGCAATGTGCCCGATAACAATGTCCACGCCGCGCTGGTGGCGGCGGCGGGACGCAGGTTCTTCAGCGAAAAAGTCGTCGACAATCTCAAGGCGAGCATCGGCGCGCCGTCGGGTTTTGCCAGCGCGGTGGTACCGGCGCTCGGCGCGCTGTCGCGGCTGTCGACCGGCACGCTCGTCGTCTCCGACCGGGAGGTGAAGCTGTCGGGCGATGCGCTCTATGAGGCCGCCGCCAGTCAGATCCGCGCCGGCCTCGGCAAGGACTTTCCGCAGGGCTGGCAGTTCAAGCCGGAAATTTCGGTCAAGCCGCCCGCCGCGCCGGTCGATGCGACGGTGTGCCAGCAGCTGTTCACCGATCTGCTCGGCAAGGCACGGATCCGCTTCGAGCCCGGCAAGGCCGACATTGTCGCCGACTCCGCCGGCCTGCTTGACCGCCTGATCGAGACCGCACTGCGCTGTCCGACCGCCAATATCGAGATCGCCGGCCACACCGATACCGACGGCGACGATGCGGCCAATCAGGCGCTGTCCGAAAAGCGGGCCCAGGCGGTTGCCGACTATTTGGTCAAGGCGGGATTGCCGGCCAGCCGGTTCAGCGCGGTCGGCTATGGTTCGACGCAGCCGATTGCCGGCAACGATACCGAGCAGGGCAAGGCGCAGAACCGCCGCATCGATTTCGTGGTGAAGTGA
- a CDS encoding polysaccharide deacetylase family protein: protein MKLLRNTVIRAGLEALYFSGAHYLLRPIFAGVGVIFMLHHVRPRRDGAFQPNHHLEVEPEFLRAMLAHLRALDVDIVTMDEAHQRLQERNFARRFACFTLDDGYRDNRDHALPVMREFDAPMTVYVTSDFAEGTGRLWWVSLEKAIAKASSIEVPIGGTATRLDTSTPAAKQVAFDRLHDWLRTLPGEHDMQREISALCTRHEVDETPIARELCMSWEELKAFADDPLVTIGAHTITHCNLARQSEETAAFELATSRARIEAALQRPALHLAYPYGDRIAAGRREFALAKAVGFKTAVTTRPGMLFPESADHMTALQRVSLNGNYQDARILPVLTSGAATAMWNGFRRVDAA, encoded by the coding sequence ATGAAACTGCTTCGCAACACCGTTATTCGCGCCGGGCTTGAAGCGCTGTACTTCTCCGGGGCGCATTACCTGCTGCGACCAATCTTCGCAGGTGTCGGCGTGATCTTCATGCTGCACCATGTCCGTCCCCGCCGCGACGGCGCGTTTCAGCCCAATCATCATCTCGAGGTCGAGCCGGAATTCTTGCGGGCGATGCTGGCACATCTTCGCGCGCTCGACGTCGACATCGTCACCATGGATGAAGCACATCAGCGTCTCCAGGAGCGCAATTTTGCGCGACGCTTCGCCTGCTTCACCCTCGATGACGGCTATCGCGACAACCGCGATCATGCTTTGCCGGTGATGCGCGAATTTGACGCGCCGATGACCGTCTACGTCACGAGCGATTTCGCCGAAGGCACCGGAAGGTTGTGGTGGGTCTCGCTCGAGAAGGCAATCGCCAAGGCATCCTCGATCGAAGTCCCGATCGGCGGCACAGCGACCCGCCTCGACACCTCGACGCCGGCGGCCAAACAGGTCGCCTTCGACCGGCTGCATGACTGGCTGCGTACGCTGCCGGGCGAGCACGACATGCAGCGCGAAATCTCCGCGCTATGCACGCGCCACGAGGTGGACGAGACGCCGATCGCCCGCGAGCTCTGCATGTCCTGGGAAGAATTGAAGGCGTTCGCGGATGATCCCCTGGTGACGATCGGCGCGCATACGATCACGCATTGCAATCTGGCGCGCCAGAGCGAAGAGACCGCCGCGTTCGAACTGGCGACCAGCCGCGCGCGGATCGAAGCGGCATTGCAGCGGCCCGCGCTGCATCTCGCCTATCCCTATGGCGACCGGATCGCGGCCGGGCGGCGCGAATTCGCCCTGGCGAAGGCTGTGGGATTCAAGACCGCGGTCACGACGCGGCCGGGCATGCTGTTCCCGGAAAGTGCCGACCACATGACCGCGCTGCAGCGGGTCTCGCTCAACGGCAACTACCAGGACGCGCGCATCCTCCCGGTCCTGACCTCAGGCGCGGCCACCGCGATGTGGAACGGTTTTCGGCGCGTTGATGCGGCGTAG
- a CDS encoding SDR family oxidoreductase encodes MFKDLFSLQGRVALVTGGSRGIGKMIAAGFLAQGAAKVYITARKAGPCEATAKELTAAYDGECIALPIDISTVAGCEKLAGAIIKLEPKLDILVNNAGAAWGAEFDEFPESGWDKVMDLNVKSLFFLTKALAKPLRAAASPERPAKVINIASIDGIFVNPTETYSYAASKAAVIHLTRRMATKLIKENINVTAIAPGAFASDMNRAARDQADAVAKRVPARRIGTDEDMAGVAIYLASRAGDYVVGNTIAVDGGVVYASAGSEIAG; translated from the coding sequence ATGTTCAAGGATCTGTTCTCGCTTCAGGGTCGCGTCGCGCTGGTGACGGGCGGCTCGCGCGGAATCGGCAAGATGATCGCGGCCGGTTTTCTCGCGCAGGGCGCGGCGAAGGTTTACATTACTGCGCGCAAGGCCGGTCCTTGCGAAGCCACCGCGAAAGAACTCACCGCCGCCTATGACGGCGAATGCATCGCGCTGCCGATCGACATCTCGACGGTGGCAGGCTGCGAGAAGCTCGCCGGTGCGATCATCAAGCTGGAGCCGAAGCTCGACATTCTCGTCAACAATGCCGGCGCTGCCTGGGGCGCGGAGTTCGACGAATTCCCCGAGAGCGGCTGGGACAAGGTGATGGACCTCAACGTCAAGTCGCTGTTCTTCCTGACCAAGGCCCTGGCAAAACCGCTGCGCGCGGCGGCAAGCCCCGAGCGGCCAGCCAAGGTCATCAACATCGCTTCGATCGACGGCATCTTCGTCAATCCGACGGAAACCTATTCCTACGCCGCGAGCAAGGCCGCAGTGATCCATCTGACGCGCCGCATGGCCACCAAGCTGATCAAGGAGAACATCAACGTCACCGCGATTGCACCGGGCGCGTTTGCATCGGACATGAACCGCGCCGCGCGCGACCAGGCCGACGCGGTGGCAAAACGCGTTCCCGCGCGGCGCATCGGCACTGATGAGGATATGGCGGGAGTAGCGATCTATCTCGCCTCGCGGGCGGGCGATTATGTAGTGGGAAATACGATCGCGGTCGACGGCGGCGTGGTGTATGCGAGCGCGGGGAGCGAGATCGCGGGGTAG
- the boxB gene encoding benzoyl-CoA 2,3-epoxidase subunit BoxB — translation MNVDYSTKIPNNVNLSEDRQVLKALEGWHPGYMDWWGDMGPEGFQQSLVYLRTAYSVDPRGWAKFDYVKMPEYRWGILLAPQEENRVIPFGENYGKPAWQEVPGEHRATLRRLIVIQGDTEPASVEQQRHLGKTAPSLYDLRNLFQVNVEEGRHLWAMVYLLQKYFGRDGREEADDLLRRRSGDADSPRMLGAFNEATPDWLSFFMFTYFTDRDGKMQLHSLAQSGFDPLSRTCRFMLTEEAHHMFVGETGISRVVQRTCEAMKEAGITDPTDIAKVRALGVIDLPTIQKKLNLHYSLSLDLFGSEVSTNAANAFNAGIKGRYKETQIDDDHQLKNATYPVLKLVDGVIKRVDEPALTALNMRLRDDYTQDCVKGMLRWNKVISTAGYQYKLTLPNVAFHRNIGEFKDINATPDGVLIDDATWNQRKSEWLPSTQDGDFIASLMKPVTEAGQYASWISPPKVGIDNKPGDFEYVKIET, via the coding sequence ATGAACGTCGACTATTCGACCAAGATTCCGAACAACGTCAATCTCAGCGAAGACCGCCAGGTGCTTAAAGCCCTGGAGGGCTGGCATCCCGGTTACATGGACTGGTGGGGCGACATGGGGCCGGAAGGCTTCCAGCAGTCGCTGGTTTACTTGCGCACCGCCTATTCGGTCGATCCGCGCGGCTGGGCCAAGTTCGATTACGTCAAGATGCCGGAATATCGCTGGGGCATCTTGCTGGCGCCGCAGGAAGAGAACCGCGTCATTCCCTTCGGCGAGAATTACGGCAAGCCGGCCTGGCAGGAAGTCCCCGGCGAGCACCGCGCCACGCTGCGCCGCCTGATCGTGATCCAGGGCGACACCGAGCCCGCTTCTGTCGAGCAGCAGCGCCATCTCGGCAAGACCGCGCCCTCGCTCTACGATTTGCGCAACCTGTTCCAGGTCAATGTCGAGGAAGGCCGCCATCTCTGGGCGATGGTCTATCTGCTGCAGAAATATTTCGGCCGCGACGGCCGCGAGGAAGCCGACGATTTGTTGCGCCGCCGCTCGGGCGATGCGGACTCGCCGCGCATGCTCGGCGCCTTCAACGAGGCGACGCCGGACTGGCTGTCGTTCTTCATGTTCACCTACTTTACCGACCGCGACGGCAAGATGCAGCTGCACTCGCTGGCGCAGTCCGGCTTCGATCCGCTGTCGCGCACCTGCCGCTTCATGTTGACCGAAGAAGCGCATCACATGTTCGTCGGCGAGACCGGCATCAGCCGCGTCGTGCAGCGCACCTGCGAGGCGATGAAGGAAGCCGGCATCACCGATCCGACCGACATCGCCAAGGTGCGGGCGCTCGGCGTGATCGACCTGCCGACCATCCAGAAGAAGCTGAACCTGCACTATTCGCTGTCGCTCGATCTCTTTGGTTCGGAAGTCTCGACCAACGCGGCCAACGCCTTCAATGCCGGCATCAAGGGCCGCTACAAGGAAACCCAGATCGACGACGACCACCAGCTCAAGAACGCCACCTATCCGGTGCTGAAGCTGGTCGACGGCGTGATCAAGCGGGTCGACGAGCCGGCGCTGACCGCGCTCAACATGCGGCTGCGCGACGACTACACGCAGGATTGCGTCAAGGGCATGCTGCGCTGGAACAAGGTGATTTCGACCGCCGGCTATCAGTACAAGCTGACGCTGCCGAACGTTGCGTTCCACCGTAACATCGGCGAGTTCAAGGACATCAACGCCACGCCGGACGGCGTGCTGATTGACGACGCCACCTGGAACCAACGCAAGAGCGAATGGTTGCCTTCAACGCAGGATGGCGACTTCATCGCCTCGCTGATGAAGCCGGTGACCGAAGCCGGCCAGTACGCCTCCTGGATCTCGCCGCCGAAGGTCGGCATCGACAACAAGCCCGGCGATTTCGAGTACGTGAAGATCGAAACCTGA
- the boxC gene encoding 2,3-epoxybenzoyl-CoA dihydrolase, whose translation MAGEDRVLAGGAKYIDFQTEPSRYRHWKLAIEGDVATLTMDVDENAGLFEGYQLKLNSYDLGVDIELADAVQRLRFEHPEVKVVVMRSGKNRVFCAGANIRMLAGATHAHKVNFCKFTNETRNGLEDSSENSGQRFITVVNGTAAGGGYELALATDHIIMADDGAAAVALPEVPLLAVLPGTGGLTRVVDKRKVRRDHADFFCTIEEGIKGKRAVAWRLVDEIAPNSKLEAKVAERAKELAAASKRNGTGKGITLAPLNRTIDEAGIRYGFVSVDIDRPARIATISIKAPEAAPPADIDGLIGQGAAFWPLQVARELDDAILHLRINELEIAMLVFKSHGDPANIVACDAFLDANKAHWLVNEIRHYWKRVLKRIDVTSRTLVTLVEPGSCFAGTLAELVFAADRSYMLIGSRQGDNRPPPAIQLTSMNFGPYPMSHGLTRLQSRFQADPSDLERAQGAIGKALDAEEAEELGLVTFALDDIDWDDEVRVFLEERTSFSPDGLTGMEANLRFVGPETMESKIFSRLTAWQNWIFQRPNAVGEDGALRRYGTGQKAQFDMTRV comes from the coding sequence ATGGCCGGTGAAGATCGCGTCCTCGCAGGCGGCGCGAAATACATCGATTTTCAAACCGAACCGTCGCGCTACCGCCACTGGAAGCTGGCGATCGAAGGCGATGTCGCGACGCTTACCATGGACGTCGACGAGAACGCCGGGCTGTTCGAGGGCTATCAGCTCAAGCTGAATTCCTACGATCTCGGCGTCGATATCGAACTGGCGGACGCCGTGCAGCGGCTGCGCTTCGAGCATCCCGAGGTGAAGGTCGTGGTGATGCGCTCCGGCAAGAACCGCGTGTTCTGCGCCGGCGCCAACATCCGCATGCTGGCCGGCGCGACCCACGCGCACAAGGTCAACTTCTGCAAATTCACCAACGAGACCCGCAACGGCCTGGAAGATTCATCTGAGAATTCCGGCCAGCGCTTCATCACCGTCGTCAACGGCACCGCGGCCGGCGGCGGCTATGAGCTGGCGCTCGCGACCGATCACATCATCATGGCCGACGACGGCGCTGCCGCAGTCGCGCTGCCGGAAGTGCCGCTGCTCGCGGTGCTGCCGGGCACCGGCGGCCTGACGCGCGTGGTCGACAAGCGCAAGGTGCGCCGCGACCATGCCGACTTCTTCTGCACCATCGAGGAAGGCATCAAGGGCAAGCGTGCCGTCGCATGGCGCCTCGTCGACGAGATCGCGCCGAACAGCAAGCTGGAAGCCAAGGTCGCCGAGCGCGCCAAGGAACTCGCCGCCGCCTCGAAGCGCAACGGCACCGGCAAGGGCATCACGCTCGCGCCGCTCAACCGCACCATCGACGAGGCCGGCATCCGCTACGGCTTCGTCAGCGTCGATATCGACCGCCCTGCGCGGATCGCAACCATCTCGATCAAGGCGCCGGAAGCGGCTCCTCCCGCCGATATCGACGGCCTGATCGGGCAGGGCGCTGCGTTCTGGCCGCTGCAGGTGGCGCGCGAGCTTGATGACGCGATCCTGCATTTGCGCATCAACGAACTCGAAATCGCGATGCTGGTGTTCAAGAGCCATGGCGATCCCGCCAATATCGTTGCCTGCGACGCCTTCCTCGACGCCAACAAGGCGCACTGGCTGGTCAACGAGATCAGGCACTACTGGAAGCGGGTGCTCAAGCGCATCGACGTCACCTCGCGCACGCTGGTGACGCTGGTCGAGCCCGGCTCCTGCTTCGCCGGCACGCTGGCCGAACTCGTGTTCGCCGCCGACCGCTCCTACATGCTGATCGGCTCGCGGCAGGGCGACAACCGTCCGCCGCCCGCGATCCAGTTGACCTCAATGAATTTCGGCCCCTATCCGATGAGCCACGGCCTGACCCGGTTGCAATCGCGATTCCAGGCCGATCCGTCCGATCTGGAGCGCGCGCAAGGCGCCATCGGCAAGGCGCTCGATGCGGAAGAGGCAGAAGAACTCGGCCTCGTCACCTTCGCGCTCGACGACATCGATTGGGACGACGAGGTGCGCGTGTTCCTGGAGGAGCGCACGTCGTTCTCGCCCGACGGCCTCACCGGCATGGAAGCCAATTTGCGCTTCGTCGGGCCAGAGACCATGGAATCAAAAATCTTCTCGCGCCTCACAGCGTGGCAGAACTGGATCTTCCAGCGCCCCAATGCGGTCGGCGAAGACGGCGCGCTACGCCGTTACGGCACCGGCCAGAAGGCGCAATTCGACATGACGCGGGTTTGA
- a CDS encoding DUF309 domain-containing protein — MTTQPSGTGNLPLPRWAYVPGDPAAANADYETLRQIAALVPPRFGGYVPARHPALRYGITLNDRGYFWEAQEILEAVWAAAPQGGRERILLRACILIATANLRLRMQKPHVAARMLGEALVELEALGLRHAGGDGFADCFPAAALAAVIKDRLGRPQLAKADWVTFAVTGRT, encoded by the coding sequence ATGACGACGCAGCCCTCAGGCACAGGTAATCTTCCGTTGCCGCGCTGGGCCTATGTGCCGGGCGACCCAGCCGCTGCGAACGCCGACTACGAAACGCTGAGGCAGATCGCAGCGCTGGTGCCGCCACGCTTCGGCGGCTACGTGCCGGCGCGGCATCCGGCGCTGCGTTACGGCATCACGCTCAACGACCGCGGCTATTTCTGGGAGGCGCAGGAAATCCTGGAAGCGGTGTGGGCCGCAGCACCGCAGGGCGGCCGCGAGCGAATTCTGCTGCGCGCCTGCATCCTGATCGCGACCGCGAACTTGCGGCTGCGCATGCAGAAGCCGCACGTCGCGGCGCGGATGCTGGGGGAGGCGCTCGTCGAACTCGAGGCGCTGGGCCTGCGCCATGCCGGCGGCGACGGCTTTGCCGATTGCTTTCCGGCCGCGGCCCTGGCGGCCGTCATCAAGGACAGACTGGGGCGGCCGCAGCTCGCCAAGGCCGACTGGGTGACCTTTGCGGTCACGGGCCGAACATGA